The genomic DNA TGCCGCTTGGCAAAAGGCAGCCAGCGGTAGTTCGGGCGACCTCATCGACAGAGGGCTGGGGCTGCTCAAGGCCCTACAGGAGGTCGGGTTCGGTGTCTTTGAGGTGTCGGAAATTGCCGCCCCTGTAGCCGAAGAGCGGGCTGCATGCCCTACCGACGTATGCAAAGCCGGGCAGGCCGATGCCGTGCTGTGCGCGAACGACGAGTGCGACCGCGCCAACGGGGTGCGGCCGCCCATGTGCCGCATCCCCGGGGTCCGCGAGGACGTGCTGCGACGCGCCGCCCTGGCAAGCGCCCCTGTAGCCGGGGAGCCAGTGGGCGTCGTGCAGCCCAACGGCAATACCTTCCGTCTTTCGCGGCCGCTGCCGGCGGGCACCAAGGTCTATGCCGTGCCCCAGGCCAGCGCCGAGGCGGGCGATGATGAGCTGGTTTACTTGGGCGCCACAGCGCCGCCTGTGCCGGCGTGGCTGCTGAAAAGCGCGCGGCGCATCAGCCACTACATGGCGACGCATCACCCCGGCGAGTGGGCCATCTACGGGATTCAAATCCGGCGCGAGCCCAAGGCTTCCGCACAAGGAGGCATCAGTGGCTGAGAACAGTAAGATCGAATGGACCGACCATACTTTCAACCCGTGGGAAGGCTGCCAGAAGGTCGGGCCCGGCTGTGACCACTGCTACGCAGAGACGCGCAACGCCCGCTTCGCCGGCGGCCGGGCTATCAACTGGGGGCCGGGCGCGCCACGCCGGCGGACCAGCGCCGCCAACTGGCGCAAGCCGCTGTCCTGGAACGGCAACCCATTCTACCAATGCCTGGACTGCGGATGGCGTGGACACGGCGCGGGCAAGATCAACGGGGGCCTGCCGGTCTGCCCGGTGCCGAAATGCGCTTCCCTGAGGCTGGCCCCGGCCCGAGCGAGGGTGTTCTGCGCCAGCCTGGCTGACGTCTTCGACAATGCCGTGGACCCGGCCTGGCGCGAGGATCTTTACGGGCAGATCGAGGCCACGCCCAACCTGGACTGGCTGCTGCTGACGAAACGTATCGGCAACGTGGGCAACATGCTGCCTGTGCCGTTCGACTTCGACCGGATGTATCCCAACGTCTGGATCGGCGCCACCATCGTGAATCAAGCCGAGGCCGACCGAGATATCCCCAAGCTGCTCGAGTTGCCGGCGCGCGTTCGCTTCCTGAGCATGGAACCGCTACTCGGGCCGGTCGACCTTGGCGCCGGCTGCCGGCGCGCTGGGTTGCACCTGGGCGAGGCTCTGGACTGGGTAATCGTCGGCGGCGAGAGCGGCCCCGGGGCACGCCCCATGCATCCGGCCTGGGCCGCCAGTCTGCGCGACCAATGCCAGAACGCTGGAGTGCCGTTCCTGTTCAAGCAGTGGGGTGACTGGGCGCCTGGATCTGGGGATTTCGGCGCCGGCGGCTATGACACCGCGGCGGTCGCCTGGGATGGCCGTGTCGCACGCGACGACTACCCGGTCGGCGCAACGAGCGCGGACGGCTGGTCGATGGTTCATCGGCCGGGCAAGGTGGCAGCCGGCCGGCTGCTCGATGGCCGCGAATGGAACGAGGTGCCGCAATGAAAGAACGGCCCATCCCTTTCAACGGAGCGATGGTGCGGGCGTTGCTGGCCGGCAACAAGACGCAGACGCGGCGGGTCGTGAGGCAGCAGCCGGCCGGCGCGTGGGCGGCTCCCGGGAAAACGTCATGCCCCTACGGCCAGCCCAGTGACCGCCTGTGGGTGCGTGAGCCCTGGCGCAGCACCGCAGACCTGGACAGGTGCAGCGGCAGCCAGATCGCCGAGCTGTGCCTGGACGCCGGCTACAACGCGCCCTGGGCTCCGATCCAGTACGAAGCCGACGGTGCGAGGCGTGACTGGAAGCACACCGGCACGCCGCCCCATGACGGTCCGCCCCAACCGGGCAGGTATCGCCATGCCCGGTTCATGCCGCGCTGGGCGAGTCGGCTTGAGCTGGAGGTGACCGGCGTGCGCGTAGAGCGGTTGCAAGGCATCAGCTACGAGGATGCGCTGGCGGAAGGCGCATTCGACCCGCGCTTGTTCGTGGGCGACGAATGCCGCGACGCCAGCGTCGAATCAGCCGACGAGCTGGCGCGCCGCCTGCAATGGCCGCAGCGCTCATTCCGCGAACTGTGGAGCAGCATCAACGGCGCCGAGTCCTGGGACGCCGACCCCTGGGTCTGGATCGTCGAGTTCAGGAGGATCTGACATGCAAAAGCGCTGCTTCAACACCGTTGAAGCCCAGCAGTACCTGGGCGTCAAGCGCCGGTTCTTCGAAGCCAAACTCGCCCCGCTGCTCGCTGGCAAGGGAGTCCAGGCCGGCACATCGGTTGTCTATGAACGGGCCGATCTCGACGCGGCCTGGGACCGCTATAAACTGACGGCGGGCAATGAGCGTCCCGCGCCCAAGAACGGAGTACGCAAATGGGACGTTCTAGAACAAGTGGCATCTACCCGTCGCAAGACGGCACGTTCGAGGTCGACGCCCGATATAGGGGGCACCGAATTCGCAAACGTGGTTTCCAAAATCAGGGGGACGCCAGCGACTACCTGATGCAACGCAAGGCCGAAATCCGTGACGACATGACCAACGGAGTTCGGCCAAAGGTAACCCTGGCCGCTGCGGCGGCCAGATATCTGCTGGAGAAGGAAGGCATGCCATCGGCGACGGCGTCAACCTACGCGCTTGAGCCGCTGGTGGCCCTCCTTGGCTCTTTAACATTGGATCAGCTCGACGACGACGCCCTCGTGCCATTTATCGAGGAGCGCAAGGCGTTCGGCTGGGCCGACAAGACGGTCAACAACAGCCTGGAATGCGTCAGGGCCATCTGCAACCGCGCCGCAAGGCGATGGAGATTTCCGAACCGCATGACCTGGCTGGAGAGCGCTCCCCACATCAGCCTGCTGAAACTCGAAGATCAGCGCCCTCCCCGCCCCATAACCTGGGCCGAGCAGGACAGGCTCCTGGCCAGCGCGCCAGGTTACTTGGCGAAGGTGCTGCTTTTCGACTTGAATACCGGCGTCCGGCGAAATGTCCTTTCGAATCTGCGGTGGACCTGGGAACTCCCCCTCGAGATCCGCCCTGGCCTGGTTCGTTCGGTCTTCATCGTGCCGCGGGAGTACGTGAAGGGGCGGAAACGGGAGAGGATCATCGTTTGCAACACAACCGCGCAAGGCATCGTTGACAGCCAGCGGGGCAAGCATCCGGAATTCGTTTTCACCTACGTAAAGGATCTCCCCAAGTGGGCGCGGCTCGCTAAAGGCCCACACCCGCTGGGCTGGACGCTGCCCGAGCGGCCTCACAAGACGCTCGCGGATCGATTCGAGTATGCATGGGGTAAGACTCGGACGGCTGCTGGCATGGCGGATCTGCACCTGCACGACCTGCGCCACACCCTCGGGATGCGCTTGCGGGCTGCCGGGGTCTCGGATCGGACCCAAAACGAGATCCTCTGGCACAAATCCGGCAGCATGACGGATCACTATGCCGTGGCGCAGCTGCGCGAGATTTACGACGCTCTCGAGGCTATCCAGGCCCCGGGCGCAGACGGTGAATCGCTCAACTTGCTGGCCATCATGCGGGAGAGGCGACAACAAGAAGTCCCCCAAAAGTCCCCCAGCCTGCGGCTGGTGGCTTAAGGCAAATCCCGTAAGCCGTTGAAATAACTGACAGTAATGAAAGGGCATAAGGAAATCCCGATTAGGGAATTTGCTTATGCCCTTTAATTATTTGTACGGCGCATACTCGATACGTAAGAATTCGTCCTTGGCATAAAGCAAGAAAGATGGAACTTCGTCAACTCGAGGCCTTCG from Achromobacter xylosoxidans includes the following:
- a CDS encoding phage Gp37/Gp68 family protein, coding for MAENSKIEWTDHTFNPWEGCQKVGPGCDHCYAETRNARFAGGRAINWGPGAPRRRTSAANWRKPLSWNGNPFYQCLDCGWRGHGAGKINGGLPVCPVPKCASLRLAPARARVFCASLADVFDNAVDPAWREDLYGQIEATPNLDWLLLTKRIGNVGNMLPVPFDFDRMYPNVWIGATIVNQAEADRDIPKLLELPARVRFLSMEPLLGPVDLGAGCRRAGLHLGEALDWVIVGGESGPGARPMHPAWAASLRDQCQNAGVPFLFKQWGDWAPGSGDFGAGGYDTAAVAWDGRVARDDYPVGATSADGWSMVHRPGKVAAGRLLDGREWNEVPQ
- a CDS encoding tyrosine-type recombinase/integrase, yielding MQRKAEIRDDMTNGVRPKVTLAAAAARYLLEKEGMPSATASTYALEPLVALLGSLTLDQLDDDALVPFIEERKAFGWADKTVNNSLECVRAICNRAARRWRFPNRMTWLESAPHISLLKLEDQRPPRPITWAEQDRLLASAPGYLAKVLLFDLNTGVRRNVLSNLRWTWELPLEIRPGLVRSVFIVPREYVKGRKRERIIVCNTTAQGIVDSQRGKHPEFVFTYVKDLPKWARLAKGPHPLGWTLPERPHKTLADRFEYAWGKTRTAAGMADLHLHDLRHTLGMRLRAAGVSDRTQNEILWHKSGSMTDHYAVAQLREIYDALEAIQAPGADGESLNLLAIMRERRQQEVPQKSPSLRLVA